CAGTTCGGTATGCCCCCAGCCCTCGGGGTGGGTGAGCACGACGTCGTCCGGCATGGAGCCGCCCGCGAAGCGGCGGGCCCGGTCTAGCACCGACCCGATCACCGCGCCGATGACCTCCGCCACCGGCATCCTGGTGCCGCCCAGCAGCACGGTCTCGGAACCGACGGCGCGCTTGGGCTCCGGCAGGAACGCATCGGGGCGGCCCTCGGCCTGATTCAACGCCACATGACCGACGAGCAGACCCTGGCCATCCGCGAACACCGCCGATGGCAGCAGGTTGCCGTGGTGCGACAACGCCAGCGCCTCGGCGGCCGGCCCGCCCTGACCGGTGGCCGCCGCGCGGTGCGCGGCGGCCGTGTTGGACGTTCCGAAGTCGATGGCCAAACGCCAACCGGACATGGTCATGTTCCTTTCGGGTTCCTCAACGATTCGGTCAGCTTAACAGTGCCGAGACCATCGCGAGCAGGCGAACTCGGGAGTCTTCTTCCGCCGCAGATCGTCCCAGAAGCGCCATGCGCTGCAACTCGTCGTACATTTCCCGCGCCCTCAGCCGCACCTGCGACGGATCCGCCGCCGCCGGAAGCCCGAGCTTCTCGGCGGAATTCCCGCCGGTCAAGGCGTCGTAAAGCAAAGGCATCAGGGGCGAATCGGGGGACGTCGCCGCCAACCCCCGGTACGCGGTGAAGAGCATGACCGGCGCCATCGCGGGCCGGCCCGCCAGCACCCCCTGCACGTGGCGCACGTGGGCGGAAAGCGGGTGCGAATACCCCAGCAACTCCAGCTGATGCAGCAGTCGCGCCGCCCGGCCCAGCGCCGCGTAGCGCAGCAGCCCGCCCTCCAGGACGCGCCGCAGACGGGCGATGCCCGACCGCTCCTCGAGCCACTCGTTGAGGGCCACCGCCCCCTGCGCCGCCACTCCCGCGCCGCGGGCGACGCCGTACTCGCCGAGCAGATCCAGCGCCCGGTTCCGCAGGCGCGCGTCGATGCGCGTCGGCTCGTCGGTCTCCAGCTCCTCCACGAGGTCCTCCGGCTCCAGCCGGCCCAGATCCGCCACGGCTCGCGCCACGGGCTCGGTGACCCGCCCCGTCGCCGCGGACTCCGCCATCAGCCCGGACACCGGCACGACCTCGGCCATCAGCGAACCCAGCCGCCCCCGCAGCACCCCGCAGTAGCGGTCGGCGTGCTCCAGCGGGTCGCGGCGGCCGAACGCCCCCTCGCCGAAGGAATCCGCGCGCGCCAGCACGCCGACGGTGTTCAGGGGCGTGAACCCCAGCTTGCCGATGAACTGGCGCTCGTCCATGCGCGGCGAGGAATCGAAGAGGAACACCGCCGCATCGGCGTCGACGGAGGCGTCGCGGGTCTGGGCGTACCCGTCGATGAGGGCCCGTTCCGTGGCGTCGCGGTTCTCCACCGTCAGCGTCGCGATGCCGGGGGTGTCGATGATGGTCATCCGCTCGACCGCCGCCGACGGCAGGAAACGGTCGACGTAGGCGACCTCCGGAACGGGGCGGCGGACGTCGACGAGCACGCCGTCGTCAAGCACGCCGCGCTCGCGGCGGCCGTCGTTGCCCACGACCTCCGCCCGCGACGGCGCGCCGTGGCGGAAGACGGTGACGGCGTTGGTGGTCTCCAACGTGCCCGTCGCCGCGACGTTCTCTCCGATCAACGCATTGACCAGCGTCGACTTGCCTGCCTTGAGCCGGCCGACCACCAGCACCCGCGGCGGGGAGAACAGGATCCCGCCCAACCGGTTGGCGTGGTCCGGCAGATCGCCGCCGCCCGCGGCCAGGGCGTGCAGCGCCCGGTCGATTTCCTGGGTCACGGCATCCATCAGCGCCCCACTCCCCTCAGCGTGCCCGCGGAGGTGGCCAGATCCCCGCGGATCTTGGCCACGATCTCCTTGTTCCGGTTGAGCCTGGCCAGCGTCTGCCGGCGCTCCTCCTCCGAGGCGCGGGCGGCGGCGCGGGCGTCCTCGATGCGGCGCTTGAGCTCGTCGCCCTCGCGGCGCAGTCGGGCCCGGTAGCGCAGCACGATCTCCGTGCGCACCGTGGTCACCAGCGTGTCGATGTTGCGGTTGACGCTCATGCGCAGCGCCGCCACCGTCTCGCGCGTCCACGTGACCAGGTGCTGCTTGCCGTTGCGCATGGCGCGGTACGCCATGTTCACGCCCAGCCAGCCGCCGCCGATGACGGCCGCGGGCAGGGCGATGGTGGCCAGCCCCATCGCGGCCAGGGCGCCGCCGCCCGCCGACGCGATCGCCGGGCCCGAAATGATGCCCAGCGTGACCATGCCCGGGTCGAGCAGGTTCTCCGTCTTCGACGCGACCGAGTGCCGGCCGTCGGAGCCCGAGCCGGGGGCGATGCTCATCAGCGCCGCCCCGGCCATCGCCTCCCATTCGTGGTCGTCGCCGAACAGGGCGTGGGCCTCGCGGCGCAGCACCTCCAGCTGCCGGTTGACGGTCGTCTCGGCGGCCGCCGACAGCTCCTCCTCGATCCGCGAGGTGAACACCTGCGGCTTCGACCGCAGCACCTTCATGCCGGAACCGTTGATCGTGCGGATCCAGTGCTCGCGGATGCGGTCCATTTCGGCGTCGAAGCCGGCCATGATCGACTGCCTGGCGACGGTGATGTTGCGCGCCAGGATCTGCTCCCATTCCTGGCCGTGGTCGCGCAGGCGGCGCAGCTCGTCGCGCCGCGCCTCGAGTTCCGGGACGACTTCCTCCGCGCGGTCGACGGCGGCGAGGTCCTTGTCGATGGTGGCGGTGACGCCCTCCAGCGCGGATTCCGCCATGGACAGCGCGGCCACCTTGGACAGCAGCGCGCCGCGGGCCATTTCGGCGCTGATGCGCCCGCGCAGCTCCGCGATGCCGGAGGTGCGCTCGACGCGGGCGCGGCGCTCGGGGTCCGTCATTTCGGCGGCGTCGACGGCGCGCAGGCTGGACACCCCGATGACGGGCACGTCGCGGCCCAGGTGCCGGCGGATCAGCCGGCGGTCGTCGGCGACGATGGCCCGCCAGCGCCGCAGGTTCTTGTCCGTCTTGGTCACGGCGACGATGACGGAGCCCGCCGCCTTCGCCGCGCGGGCGAGGATCTCCATTTCCGGCGCGGTGATCGGCGTCGTCGCGTCGCAGACCATGAGCAGCACGCCGGCGCCGCGGGCGCGTTCCAGGGCCACGTCGATGGCGTCGCGGTCCAAGCCGCCGGCGCCGGGGGTGTCGATGAACAGCGCCCTGGGCACGTGGTCGCCGGACACGCGCACGGTCACGCCGGTGGGCAGCTCGGGGGTGTCGGGGTCGGCGACGCGGGCTCCCGTCATGGTGGACCATTCCCGCAGTTCCGCCAGGGGCGCCCGCTCGATGTGGTCGCCGAAGTTCAGGTCGATGACCTCGGTGTTCTCGTCCGACCGCAGCACCTGGACGGGAGCGGACGTGCAGACGTCGACGTCGACGGGCAGCAGATCCCGGGCGCCGGTGATGGCGTTGATCACCGAGCTCTTGCCGCGCTTGACCTCGCCGACGACCACGACGGTGCCGCGCAGGGCGGTGTCTCCCCAGGTTCGGCGGATCGCCTCGGCGGCGTCCCGGTGGCCGTAGCGGTCGAGGATCTTCAGCGCGGACGACAGGGTCTTCGCCGCCGATTCGACTTCGCGCCGCAGCGCGGCGCGTGCGTCGGCCTGCGTCGCCGTCATTCGTGTCCTAACTTCGGGTCGGATGGGTCGTTCGACATCATAAAGGTGCCCCCACGAAAATAGTCGTGGATAATCTTCCGGCAACGGGAACATTCCGCACCGGTCGGCGCATCACATCGTCGACCAACGCGGAAAACCACCGCAGAAGCGACCCCCGAGAGGATCGAGACAATGTCCGGAAACGACGACCGCACCACCGACCGCACCACCGATCAGAACCAGCCGCAGAACCCGGTTGAGGCGCAGGCGGACGCCACGGCCCCCGCCCCCGAGTCCGGCCTGGGCATCAGCCTCGACGAGGTTCTGGAGGAGTCCGCCGCCGACGTGAAGTCCACCGCGGACCTCGATGGCGACGGCTCCATCGACCAGATCGTCATGGACCTGGACAAGGACGGGTACATCGACACCGTCGTCACCGACTTGGACGGCGACGGCGAGGTCGACGCGGTTCAGTTCGACACGACCGGCGACGCGAACCTGGACACCACGCTGAACACCAAGGCGGAGGTCGACGAGTTCGTGAACGGCACCTCCGCTCCCCCGGCCTCGGCGGCCCCCGCCCCGGCTCCCGAGCGCGCCGCCGACCAGGGCCAGTCGTCCAACGTCGACTCGGGCGAGTACGAGGTCTATGGCCAGGTCTCCGGCCCGGACGGGACCATCGACCTGGATTCGGCGAAGGTCCTCGCGGCGACCGACACCGACGGCGACGGAGTGGTGGACACCCTCTCCCTCGACCTGGACGGCGACGGCATCGTCGACGCCGAGATGCGCGAGCCGGTGGGCGACAACTTCGCGGAGCTCCACGTGGACACCTCCGGCGACGGCCGCGTCGACCACGTCTGGTCGGACGAGAACCACGACGGCAGCATCGATTCCCTCGAAATCGACCGCGACCACGACGGTTACACGGACATCCGCTACTCCGACACCGACGGCGACGGCATCGTCGACGCGGTGGAGGAGGACCCGAACTACGGCGGCTCGGACGATGCGGCCGACACGGGCGCGGAAGGCCTGAACGCTTAACCCTTCGCTTGACGACGCCCCGGCGTCCCCGCCATTTCGGCGGGGGCGCCGGTTTCGTCGTAAAGCGAAGAAAATGTCCGCCGACCGGGAACCTTCCGTGCTGCCGGCGCATCTCATCGGTGAACAGGCCACAAGGCGACAGACGACCGAGAGGAACGGCACATCATGTCCGGCAACAACGTTTTCACCCAGTTCATCAACGACGTCCGCGGCGACGAGACGAAGGTCCAGCCCCAGCAGACTCAGCCCCAGCCGCAGCCGCAGCCGGCGTCGGACGCCCCCGCCCCCGAGTTCGGGAACCTGCCCTTCGGCGACATGTCCGACATCGTCGATTCCATCGACCCGGATCTGGTGGTCTCGAAGTCCGACCTGAACCGCGACGGCAAGATCGACGAGATCCAGGTCGACGTCGACGGCGACGGCGACGTGGACGCGACCATCTCCGACTACGACAACGACGGGATGGTGAACAAGATCGACTTCGACCTCGACGGGGACGGCGAGCCGGATGCCCGCGCCTACGACTTCGACCCCGACGGGGTGGCCGACGCGCTCCTGTACGACACCGACGGCGACGGCGAGTTCGACACCCGCCACTACGACTTCGACGGCGACGGCGTGGTCGACTCGATCAACATCGATCCGGTCGGGACGTAGCCCGGGGCCGGGGAGGCTAGTCCTTCTCGGTCACGCGGGTGCCGATGGCCCGCTCGTGCCCTCCGCGGCCGAGCGGGTCATTTCCCGCGCTCAGGCCGATCCAGCCCATCATGGCCAGGCTGACGATCCACCCGAGGCCGGGGATCATCGACGGCAGGATCCACAGGTTGCGGCGCAGGCCGTCGGTGCCGGAGACGGGCAGGCCGTTGGGCCCGCCCATGTGCAGGCCCAGGGCGTGCTTGCCGGGCGAGCCCTCGAAGATGGCGTCGCCCATCGCGCGGTAGAGGTAGAAGCCCGCCGGGCCGGCGAACAGGGCGGCGGCCGCCACGATCGGCGCGGCGTCGGCGGGGCCGAAGATGCCGGCGATGACCATGAGCACGGCGAGCAGGACGCCGTAGACGGCGGCGTCGACGAACACCGCGCCGAAGCGCCTGATCAGGGGCGCGTTGACGGCTTCGGGGTCGTAGCCGAGGGCTTCGGCCGCGGCGGCGGTGGCCGGGGTGATCCACGGGTGGCGCGGCCGGCCGAGCAGCGGGTGGTCGGCGGGCACGGGGGTTCGGGCCACGAAGGGCGCGGGGTGGGTCGTCGCGCGCGCGAACGGGTCGAATTCGTTGGGGTTCGCGGTCGTGAACGGGTCCACCCGCATTCGATCTGCCTTCATGCCGGATACCACCTTTCCGCGTCGCGCATCCGTCGACCGATCCAACGCGCGTGGCCTCCCCTTTGTTCCCGGCGGGTACGGTTGCCGCATGCGTATTTGCGTCTGGAACGTCAATTCGGCCCGCACCCGCCTCGACCGCATGGTCGGCGTGCTCGAGCGCCATGCGATCGACGTGATGGCGGTGCAGGAGACGAAGTGCCGCGACGATCAGTTCCCGTCCGCCCGTTTCGAGGAGCTCGGTTACGAGGTCGCCCACCACGGCCTGAACCAGTGGAATGGCGTGGCCATCATCTCCCGCGTCGGCCTGGAGGACGTGGTGGCGGGGTTCCCGGGGCAGCCGGGCTTCGCCAAGGACCCGGAGGCCGAGCAACTGGCGGAGGCCCGCCACATCGCCGCGACCTGCGGCGGCGTGCGCGTCCACAGCGTCTACGTGCCCAACGGCCGCGAGATCGGCGACCCGCACTACGACTACAAGCTCCGCTTCCTCGAGGCCCTGCGGGACGCGGGCAGGGCCGCGCTTGACGACGACCCGGCGCACAAGGCCATGATCGGCGGCGACTTCAACATCGCCCCGCTCGATGAAGATGTCTGGGACATGGCGTTCTTCGAGGGAAAGACGCACGTCACCGGCCCGGAGCGCGCCGCGTTCGAAGCGGTCCAGGACGCGGGTTGGCGCGACGTCACCCGCCCCCACACCGAGGGCCAGTGGACGTACTGGGATTACCAGCAGCTGCGGTTCCAGAAGCGCCAGGGCATGCGCATCGACTTCCAGCTGGCCACCCCCGCGCTGGCGGACACCGTCACCGGCGCGTTCATCGACCGCGAGGAGCGCAAGGGCAAGGGCGCCTCGGACCACGCGCCCGTCGTCGTCGACTACGACGTGTAGCTCTCCCGCCTGACCGCCCACGCGAATCCGGCGAGGGCGATGGCGGCGGAGCACGTCATCACGGTGCCCATGGTCACCGCGGCATCGGCGCCCAGTCCGACCAGCGGCGACACCGCCCCGGCGACGAGGAACTGGCCCGCCCCGAGCATCGCCGACGCCGCCCCCGCGCGCCGCCTCGCCAACCCCGTGGCCAGCGCCGTGGCGTTGCCCATGACGAACCCCATCGCCCCGAGCGCGAGCATCAGCAGCGGAGCGATGATCCACACCGTGGGGTCCACGTGGGCGTCGGCAAGCAAAAGCACCGACACCGTCAGCAGCACCGCAATGCCGAAGCCCAGCAGGCGCCGCGGATCGATGGCGTTCACCAGCCGCGCGCTGACCGCCGAACCCAGCACGATCATCGCCGACGCCATCGCGAACAGCACCGAATACGTGCCCACGCCCAGGCCGAGCTGCCCCTGCATGACGAACGGCGACCCGGAAATGTAGGCGAACATCGCGCCGAAACTGAACCAGAACGCGATGACGTACCCCAGGAAACCGCGGATCAGCACCACCTCCGCGATGCCGCCGAACAGGCCGCGCAGGCCGCCGTCGCTGCGGGCCTCCGGGGGCAGGGACTCCTTGACGACGACCGCCAGCACCCCCATCGCCGCCAGGTTGAACGCGCCCATGAACACGAAAATCGACCGCCACCCGAACGGCACCAACAGCACCGCGCCGATCAGCGGGGCCATGATCGGGGCAATGCCGTTGATGAGCATCATCAGCGAAAACGCCCGCGCCGCCGACTTGCCCGCCGCCAGATCCGCGACCACCGCCCGCGCCAGCACCACCCCCGCGCCGCCCGCGACGCCCTGGATCAGGCGCCCCGACCACATCACCCAGATGTCCGGCGACGCCGCGCACGCGAACGCCGCGACCGCCGCCAACAGCTGGCTGCCCAGCAGAAGCCGCCGGCGGCCCATCGAATCCGACATCGGGCCAATGAAAAACTGCCCCGCCGCCATCCCCGCCATGAACAGCGTCAGCGACAGCTGCACGCCCGGCTGCGTCGTACCCAAATCATCCGCCACCAGCGGAAATGCGGGAAGGTAGGTGTCGATCGACAGCGGTCCGGCCATCGTCGCCAACGCCAGCGCCGCCAGGAGGGGCAGGGGGACGCCCGCATTTTTCCCGGAGATTTCGGCACGCATGTAACACTCGACTTTCTACACTGAATATATAGTTGAGGGACTATTCCGGACCCCGCAGCAATCCCGCGGCGATCCCGGATCCGAGAAAGGAAGGTACTCCATGGTTTCCGCTTCCTCCGCCGAGAACCCGGGCATAAATCCGGACTTCGACGAGGCGATGAAGGAGAACATCCGGCGCATCGCGATCGGGCTGTACGACTTCCTCGCGGCCACGCGCCGCCTCGGGGAACGACCCAACCAGCGGCTGGACATTTCGCAGTCCGAGATGGAGGTGCTGCATTTCATCTCCACCCACCCCGGCTGCGGCGTGTCCGACATCGCGCGGCTGCGGTTCCTGCGGCCGTCCAACGTCTCGGCCACCGTACGCCGGTTGCTGGACAACAACCTGATCAAGCGGGAGCACAACGCCGTCGACCGCCGCGCGCAGGACCTTTACGTCTCCGACACCGGATCCGAATTGCTCGAGCAGATGATCGGCCATTGGGGCGAAATCATCGAGCGCATCGTCCTGACCATGAGCCCCGACGACGTCCGCCGGCTGGCCAAGGCCGTCCCGCCGCTGCTGCAGCTCGCGGAGCACTCCGAGACGTTCGTCGAGGAGCATCAGCGGAGGCACGAGACGTTTTAGCGGCGGCTGCGGCGCCGGCTTCGGCTTCACGACGGCCCGTGTGCCGCCCCCCATTAATTCCGCCGCCCGCCACCGCACACCCCGCCTCACCCCGGCCAGATGCGCCCGTTCCATGCAGTTGCGCCAACTCCGCCGCCCGGCCACCGCTCACCCTGGGCCAGATGCGCCAGTTCCAGGCAGATGCGCCCGTTGCAACGGGCGCATTTGCACGTAAGTGGCGCATCTGCGGAGAGGGGGCCGAAAAGTGGCGGTGCGGGGACGGGACGGTGCGGCGCGGGCCGGGAAGGGCGGGGCGGAGTAGAGCCGCCTACCCCAGATCCTCGTAGTCCGGCGACGACGCCAGCGCCCACGACCTCTTCGGGATCCGCCCCGCCCTGTACGCGAGGCGCCCCGCTGCCACGCCGTCGCGCATCGCCGCGGCCATGAGCACCGGATCCTTCGCGCGGGTCACGGCCGTCGCCAGCAGCACCGCCGAACACCCCAGCTCCATCGCCCGCGCCGCATCCGACGCCGTGCCGATGCCCGCGTCGCAGATGACGGGCACGCCGGCGCGCTCGACGATCATCGCCAGGTTGTGCTCGTTCAAGATCCCCTGGCCCGTGCCGATCGGCGCGGCCAGCGGCATCACCGCCGCGCAGCCGATGTCCTCCAGGCGCTTGGCCAGCGCCGGATCGTCGTTCGTGTACGGCAGAACCGTGAATCCGTCGTCCACCAGCTGCTCGGCCGCGTCGACGAGTTCGAGGGCGTCGGGAAGCAAGGTCCGGTCATCCGCGATGACCTCCAGCTTCACCCACGACGTCCCCAGTGCCTCGCGCGCCAGCCGCGCCGTGAGCACGGCCTCGCGGGCGGTGCGGCACCCGGCGGTGTTGGGCAGCGCCTCGATGCCGAGCTCATCCAATAGGCCCAGCACGCCCGTGCCGCCGCCGGAGTCGACGCGCCGCATGGCGACGGTGGTCAGCTCCGTGCCCGACTCCCGCAGAGCCTCGCCGAGCACCGCCTGATTCGCGGCGCCGCCGGTGCCCATGATCAGGCGCGAACCGAACTCGCGGCCGGCGATGACGAGGGGATCGCCCATGGCCTAACCCCCCTGGACCGCGGTGAGCACGTCGATGGCCGACGGCGCGAGCTCCCCGACGGTGGCGCCCCAGCGCTCGCGGGGCAGCACGACGCCGTCGACGGCGACGGCCACGCCGCGCGGGCCGCCGGCGATGTCGTCGACGACGTCGGCGATGGTGGCGTCGGCCGCGAGTTCGCGGTCGGCGCCGTTGACGGAAACGGTGGTGGTCATGGTGTCCTTATCGTTCATGCGTCCCCGCGGAATCGGTTGGGGTCCGCGCTCGCGGCCTCGGGCAGCGGTTCGCCCTCGACGATGCCCTTGACGGCGTCGGCGGTGACCGCGGCCAAAAGGATACCGTTGCGCCCGTGGCCGCAGGCCGCGATGATGCCCTCGCGGACCTCGCCGATCATCGGCGCGTTGTCGGGAGAGTACGGCCGCAGGCCCGCGGTGACCTCGGCGAACGCGTAGTCGTCGATGCCGGGGAACACCAGCGCGGCGTCGTCGAGGAGCGTCCGCGCGCCGCCGGCCGTCGCCTCGAGGTCGTGCCCGTGCTCGTATTCGGTCGCGCCGACGGCAAGGCCCCAGCTGCGGGGCACCAGGTAGCAGGGGCGGCCGTGGACGCGCGCGCGGATGGTACGCGCGGGGGCGCTTTCCGACGAACCGCGCTTGCGCACCCGGAGCACCTCCCCCTTCACTTCGCGGACGGGAACGTCGATCAATTCCGCCGATCCCGCGCCGGCGGCGACAACCACGAAGTCGGCGCCGGTGCCCTCGCGCAGTTCATCGACGTCGGTGACGGGCATCAGCGACCGTTCGACGCCGAGGTCGCGGCACGCGCCGCCGAGCTCGGACAGCAGCAGGCGGTTGTCCACGCTCCATTCGTCGTCGCACACCACGGCGCCGCGCAGCACCGGGGCCAGCGACGGCTCCAGCTCGCGCAGCTCCCGGCGCGTGACGTGGCGCAGCGCGCCCGGGTAGTGGGCCTCCGTGGTGGCGGCGATCGATTCGACGTCGGCGGCGTCCGCCGCATCCACGCCGGCCAGCACCGTGCCCCGGCCGGTGAGAATGCGCGACCGCTCCGCCGGCGCGCCCTCGAGGTCCTCCAGCAGCGGCAGCCAACGCTCCAGCGACGCCGCGCCGAGGTGGAGCATGGTCTCCTCCCCCGGCCACGCCTCGGTGAAGGCGCCGAACATGCCGCCGGCGACCCAGCTCGGGCCGGTCGCCGCACTCGGCGCGTGGAGGCTCACGCGGTGCCCGGCGCGGGCGAGCCGGAACGCGGTGGACAGGCCGATGACGCCGGCGCCGACGACGGCGACGTGGGCGAGGTTGCGGGCCGTCATCGCGCGCCCACCGCCTCCCGCAGCGCCGCCGCGTTGCCGCGCAGCTCGGCGTCGTCGGCCGCCCCGGTCAGGGCTCGGACCACGACGATCTTCGAGGCCCCCGCCGCCGCGACCTCCGCGGCATTGCCCGGGTCGATTCCGCCGATGGCGAAGAACGGGTGCGCATGGGCGTCGTCACGCAGGACCCCCGCCGCGTGCCGGACCAGGTCCAACCCCGCGGCCGGGCGCCCGGGCTTCGTCGGGGTCGCCCACACCGGGCCCGTGCAGAAGTAATCGAGGTCCGGGTCCGCGCTCGCCGCGTCGACCTGCTCCGGGGTGTTGCACGACTTGCCCAGCAGCATGTCCGGGCCGATCAGCGCACGAGCGACGGCGACGGGC
This genomic stretch from Corynebacterium hansenii harbors:
- a CDS encoding dynamin family protein, coding for MDAVTQEIDRALHALAAGGGDLPDHANRLGGILFSPPRVLVVGRLKAGKSTLVNALIGENVAATGTLETTNAVTVFRHGAPSRAEVVGNDGRRERGVLDDGVLVDVRRPVPEVAYVDRFLPSAAVERMTIIDTPGIATLTVENRDATERALIDGYAQTRDASVDADAAVFLFDSSPRMDERQFIGKLGFTPLNTVGVLARADSFGEGAFGRRDPLEHADRYCGVLRGRLGSLMAEVVPVSGLMAESAATGRVTEPVARAVADLGRLEPEDLVEELETDEPTRIDARLRNRALDLLGEYGVARGAGVAAQGAVALNEWLEERSGIARLRRVLEGGLLRYAALGRAARLLHQLELLGYSHPLSAHVRHVQGVLAGRPAMAPVMLFTAYRGLAATSPDSPLMPLLYDALTGGNSAEKLGLPAAADPSQVRLRAREMYDELQRMALLGRSAAEEDSRVRLLAMVSALLS
- a CDS encoding dynamin family protein, which gives rise to MTATQADARAALRREVESAAKTLSSALKILDRYGHRDAAEAIRRTWGDTALRGTVVVVGEVKRGKSSVINAITGARDLLPVDVDVCTSAPVQVLRSDENTEVIDLNFGDHIERAPLAELREWSTMTGARVADPDTPELPTGVTVRVSGDHVPRALFIDTPGAGGLDRDAIDVALERARGAGVLLMVCDATTPITAPEMEILARAAKAAGSVIVAVTKTDKNLRRWRAIVADDRRLIRRHLGRDVPVIGVSSLRAVDAAEMTDPERRARVERTSGIAELRGRISAEMARGALLSKVAALSMAESALEGVTATIDKDLAAVDRAEEVVPELEARRDELRRLRDHGQEWEQILARNITVARQSIMAGFDAEMDRIREHWIRTINGSGMKVLRSKPQVFTSRIEEELSAAAETTVNRQLEVLRREAHALFGDDHEWEAMAGAALMSIAPGSGSDGRHSVASKTENLLDPGMVTLGIISGPAIASAGGGALAAMGLATIALPAAVIGGGWLGVNMAYRAMRNGKQHLVTWTRETVAALRMSVNRNIDTLVTTVRTEIVLRYRARLRREGDELKRRIEDARAAARASEEERRQTLARLNRNKEIVAKIRGDLATSAGTLRGVGR
- a CDS encoding RDD family protein, encoding MKADRMRVDPFTTANPNEFDPFARATTHPAPFVARTPVPADHPLLGRPRHPWITPATAAAAEALGYDPEAVNAPLIRRFGAVFVDAAVYGVLLAVLMVIAGIFGPADAAPIVAAAALFAGPAGFYLYRAMGDAIFEGSPGKHALGLHMGGPNGLPVSGTDGLRRNLWILPSMIPGLGWIVSLAMMGWIGLSAGNDPLGRGGHERAIGTRVTEKD
- a CDS encoding exodeoxyribonuclease III, which translates into the protein MRICVWNVNSARTRLDRMVGVLERHAIDVMAVQETKCRDDQFPSARFEELGYEVAHHGLNQWNGVAIISRVGLEDVVAGFPGQPGFAKDPEAEQLAEARHIAATCGGVRVHSVYVPNGREIGDPHYDYKLRFLEALRDAGRAALDDDPAHKAMIGGDFNIAPLDEDVWDMAFFEGKTHVTGPERAAFEAVQDAGWRDVTRPHTEGQWTYWDYQQLRFQKRQGMRIDFQLATPALADTVTGAFIDREERKGKGASDHAPVVVDYDV
- a CDS encoding multidrug effflux MFS transporter; its protein translation is MRAEISGKNAGVPLPLLAALALATMAGPLSIDTYLPAFPLVADDLGTTQPGVQLSLTLFMAGMAAGQFFIGPMSDSMGRRRLLLGSQLLAAVAAFACAASPDIWVMWSGRLIQGVAGGAGVVLARAVVADLAAGKSAARAFSLMMLINGIAPIMAPLIGAVLLVPFGWRSIFVFMGAFNLAAMGVLAVVVKESLPPEARSDGGLRGLFGGIAEVVLIRGFLGYVIAFWFSFGAMFAYISGSPFVMQGQLGLGVGTYSVLFAMASAMIVLGSAVSARLVNAIDPRRLLGFGIAVLLTVSVLLLADAHVDPTVWIIAPLLMLALGAMGFVMGNATALATGLARRRAGAASAMLGAGQFLVAGAVSPLVGLGADAAVTMGTVMTCSAAIALAGFAWAVRRESYTS
- a CDS encoding MarR family winged helix-turn-helix transcriptional regulator — its product is MVSASSAENPGINPDFDEAMKENIRRIAIGLYDFLAATRRLGERPNQRLDISQSEMEVLHFISTHPGCGVSDIARLRFLRPSNVSATVRRLLDNNLIKREHNAVDRRAQDLYVSDTGSELLEQMIGHWGEIIERIVLTMSPDDVRRLAKAVPPLLQLAEHSETFVEEHQRRHETF
- a CDS encoding thiazole synthase, producing MGDPLVIAGREFGSRLIMGTGGAANQAVLGEALRESGTELTTVAMRRVDSGGGTGVLGLLDELGIEALPNTAGCRTAREAVLTARLAREALGTSWVKLEVIADDRTLLPDALELVDAAEQLVDDGFTVLPYTNDDPALAKRLEDIGCAAVMPLAAPIGTGQGILNEHNLAMIVERAGVPVICDAGIGTASDAARAMELGCSAVLLATAVTRAKDPVLMAAAMRDGVAAGRLAYRAGRIPKRSWALASSPDYEDLG
- the thiS gene encoding sulfur carrier protein ThiS, which gives rise to MTTTVSVNGADRELAADATIADVVDDIAGGPRGVAVAVDGVVLPRERWGATVGELAPSAIDVLTAVQGG
- the thiO gene encoding glycine oxidase ThiO, with amino-acid sequence MTARNLAHVAVVGAGVIGLSTAFRLARAGHRVSLHAPSAATGPSWVAGGMFGAFTEAWPGEETMLHLGAASLERWLPLLEDLEGAPAERSRILTGRGTVLAGVDAADAADVESIAATTEAHYPGALRHVTRRELRELEPSLAPVLRGAVVCDDEWSVDNRLLLSELGGACRDLGVERSLMPVTDVDELREGTGADFVVVAAGAGSAELIDVPVREVKGEVLRVRKRGSSESAPARTIRARVHGRPCYLVPRSWGLAVGATEYEHGHDLEATAGGARTLLDDAALVFPGIDDYAFAEVTAGLRPYSPDNAPMIGEVREGIIAACGHGRNGILLAAVTADAVKGIVEGEPLPEAASADPNRFRGDA
- the thiE gene encoding thiamine phosphate synthase is translated as MLNNVPDGVSGGRARRRAMLADSALYLVTDARRHIDPGFGELARFADAALAAGVDIIQLRDKGSAGERELGAMEAAEELAALAVLREVADRHGKLLAVNDRADIAIAARADVLHTGQKDLPVAVARALIGPDMLLGKSCNTPEQVDAASADPDLDYFCTGPVWATPTKPGRPAAGLDLVRHAAGVLRDDAHAHPFFAIGGIDPGNAAEVAAAGASKIVVVRALTGAADDAELRGNAAALREAVGAR